The proteins below come from a single Alnus glutinosa chromosome 9, dhAlnGlut1.1, whole genome shotgun sequence genomic window:
- the LOC133877666 gene encoding mitogen-activated protein kinase homolog NTF6-like gives MEIEAVESEARGVPTHGGRYVQYNVLGNLFEVSAKYVPPIHPVGRGAYGIVCCATNAETKEEVAIKKIGNAFDNRIDAKRTLREIKLLCHMDHENIVKIKDIIRPPERENFNDVYIVYELVDTDLNQIIRSNQALTDDHCQYFLYQLLRGLKYIHSASVLHRDLKPSNLLLNANCDLKICDFGLARTTSETDFMTEYVVTRWYRAPELLLNCSEYTAAIDIWSVGCIFLEIIRREPLFPGKDYVQQLMLITELLGSPDDSDLGFLRSDNARKYVKQLPRFPKQPFVEKFPKVSPLAIDLAEKMLVFDPCKRITVEEALNHPYLSGLHEINEEPTCPSPFIFGFEQASLNEEDIKELVWEESLNFNPDDMME, from the exons atggagattGAAGCAGTGGAGAGTGAAGCGAGAGGAGTTCCCACGCACGGAGGGCGATACGTGCAGTACAACGTCCTGGGAAACCTCTTCGAGGTCTCCGCCAAGTACGTCCCTCCTATACACCCCGTCGGTCGCGGCGCATACGGCATCGTTTG CTGTGCGACAAATGCTGAGACCAAAGAAGAGGTTGCAATCAAGAAAATCGGAAATGCATTCGACAACAGGATTGATGCTAAAAGGACACTTCGAGAGATCAAACTCCTTTGCCACATGGACcatgaaaat ATTGTCAAAATTAAGGACATCATAAGGCCACCAGAAAGGGAAAATTTTAATGATGTGTATATCGTATATGAGCTCGTGGATACTGACCTAAATCAGATAATACGCTCTAACCAGGCTTTGACAGATGATCACTGTCAG TATTTTCTATATCAATTACTAAGGGGATTGAAGTACATACACTCTGCAAGTGTTTTGCACCGAGATTTGAAGCCAAGCAACCTGCTTCTCAATGCAAACTGTGACCTCAAGATTTGTGACTTTGGGCTTGCAAGAACTACCTCGGAGACAGATTTCATGACAGAATATGTTGTAACTCGATGGTATCGAGCCCCTGAATTGCTACTGAACTGTTCAGAATACACAGCGGCCATTGATATTTGGTCAGTTGGTTGCATTTTCCTGGAGATTATCAGAAGGGAGCCACTATTTCCTGGTAAAGACTATGTTCAGCAGTTGATGCTTATAACTGAG cTATTAGGTTCACCAGATGATTCAGATCTTGGATTTTTAAGAAGTGATAATGCTCGAAAGTATGTCAAGCAGCTCCCTCGTTTCCCAAAGCAACCCTTTGTAGAGAAGTTCCCAAAGGTGTCCCCATTGGCAATCGATCTTGCAGAGAAAATGCTAGTGTTTGATCCATGCAAACGCATAACTG TTGAGGAAGCACTGAATCACCCATACCTATCCGGTCTTCATGAGATAAATGAGGAGCCCACTTGTCCATCTCCTTTTATCTTTGGATTTGAACAGGCATCCTTGAATGAGGAAGATATAAAGGAGCTCGTATGGGAGGAGTCTCTAAATTTCAACCCAGATGACATGATGGAGTAA
- the LOC133877938 gene encoding mitochondrial hydrolase YKR070W-like codes for MSFGILRRASQTHHPPNTKRLPSLLSLLFSRSFSQLCSQSQRPSLGIAFDIDGVVLRDHTPIGGSPQALRRLYDESGVLKIPYVFLTNGGGFRESKRALELSELLGVKILPSQVVQGHSPFRQLVNRYENEFIVAVGKGEPAAVMFEYGFKNVISIDEYASCFDDIDPLAKYKKWTTKPIPNQSSSFEQIAPRESVYSQRVQAAFIVSDSVDWSRDIQVLCDILRTGGLPGREIGHQAPLYFAHDDLKFQATFPSERLGLGAFRIALESIFNRIHPNALEYTSFGKPNPFVFKNAETLLKQLASSLDHELHVVNHAIDGSHFKTLYMIGDNPSVDIKGAQQAGHPWFSILTRTGVFKGKENDADFPADLVVDTVEEAVDYILRKECASLNL; via the exons ATGAGCTTTGGAATTCTCAGAAGGGCTTCACAAACGCATCATCCCCCAAACACAAAGCGATTGCCGTCACTTCTTTCCCTACTATTTTCACGCTCCTTCTCTCAGCTTTGCTCGCAATCCCAACG GCCTTCTCTTGGTATTGCGTTCGACATTGACGGTGTCGTTTTGCGCGACCACACTCCTATCGGAGGCTCCCCCCAGGCTCTGAGAAGGTTATATGATGAGTCTG GTGTTCTGAAGATTCCTTATGTTTTCTTGACAAATG GAGGTGGTTTTCGTGAATCCAAAAGAGCTTTAGAGTTAAGTGAGCTCTTGGGTGTAAAAATTTTGCCATCACAG GTGGTACAGGGCCATTCTCCTTTTAGACAGCTAGTGAATAG ATATGAGAATGAATTCATTGTAGCTGTTGGAAAAGGTGAACCTGCTGCAGTGATGTTTGAATATGGATTTAA AAACGTGATTTCAATAGATGAATATGCATCCTGCTTTGATGACATTGATCCACTggcaaaatacaaaaaatggaCAACTAAGCCGATTCCTAATCAAAGTAGCAGTTTTGAGCAGATAGCTCCAAGAGAGAGTGTTTACTCGCAGAGAGTTCAGGCGGCATTTATCGTTAGCGATTCTGTTGATTGGAGCAGAGACATTCAG GTTCTCTGTGACATTTTAAGAACCGGAGGTCTTCCTGGAAGGGAAATTGGACACCAAGCACCACTATATTTTGCACATGATGACCTTAAATTCCAG GCTACTTTTCCTTCTGAACGTCTTGGCTTGGGAGCTTTCAGAATTGCATTAGAATCCATTTTCAATAG AATTCACCCTAATGCTCTGGAGTATACATCTTTTGGGAAGCCAAATCCATTTGTATTCAAGAATGCTGAAACTTTACTAAAGCAACTTGCATCATCTCTTGACCACGAACTACATGTTGTGAATCATGCAATTGATGGAAGTCATTTCAAGACACTATATATGATAGGAGATAATCCTTCAGTTGACATCAAAGGTGCCCAGCAG GCAGGACATCCCTGGTTTTCCATTCTGACTAGGACTGGGGTTTTTAAGGGAAAGGAAAATGATGCCGATTTTCCAGCAGACCTG GTTGTTGACACCGTAGAAGAAGCAGTGGACTATATTTTGAGAAAGGAGTGCGCCTCATTAAATTTATAG
- the LOC133877939 gene encoding enoyl-[acyl-carrier-protein] reductase, mitochondrial, with protein sequence MASVRSVALKALSGPSWSHLVPRAQTLRVRAFSATMSPPSKAVVYEHHGPPDTVTRMIELPPVEVKENDVCVKMLAAPINPSDINRIEGVYPVRPQVPAVGGYEGVGEVHSVGSAVKGLSPGDWVIPSPPSSGTWQTYIVKDQSVWHKINKDSPMEYAATITVNPLTALKMLEDFITLNSGDAIVQNGATSIVGHCIIQLAQYRGIHSINIIRDRAGSDEAKEKLKNLGADEVFTESQLAVKNVKGLLGSLPEPALGFNCVGGNAASLVLKFLRQGGTMVTYGGMSKKPITVSTSSFIFKDLSLRGFWLQKWMSTDKAKECRSMIDYLLDRAREGKLKYEMELVPFNNFHSALDKALGKLGSQPKQVLTF encoded by the exons ATGGCGTCGGTGCGATCAGTAGCTCTGAAAGCTCTGAGTGGACCATCATGGTCACACCTCGTGCCACGGGCACAAACCCTACGCGTGCGAGCGTTCTCGGCCACCATGTCGCCGCCGTCTAAGGCCGTCGTCTACGAGCACCACGGTCCACCCGACACTGTCACCAG AATGATAGAGCTACCGCCGGTAGAAGTGAAAGAGAACGACGTCTGCGTGAAAATGCTTGCCGCTCCTATCAATCCCTCTGATATCAACCGGATTGAAG GTGTGTACCCTGTGAGGCCACAAGTGCCTGCAGTTGGAGGATATGAGGGTGTTGGAGAGGTACACTCAGTGGGCTCTGCTGTTAAGGGTCTCTCGCCTGGTGATTGGGTCATCCCATCTCCACCTTCTTCTG GGACATGGCAGACTTACATTGTGAAAGATCAGAGTGTCTGGCACAAAATTAATAAGGATTCACCTATGGAATATGCTGCCACAATTACTGTTAATCCTTTGACTGCTCTAAAAATGCTCGAAGACTTTATTACTTTAAACTCAG GAGATGCTATTGTGCAAAATGGGGCTACAAGCATTGTGGGACACTGCATTATTCAGCTTGCACAGTATCGTGGTATCCATAGTATAAATATAATAAGGGACAG GGCTGGATcagatgaagcaaaagaaaagctTAAAAATCTTGGTGCTGATGAAGTTTTTACTGAGAGTCAACTGGCAGTGAAGAATGTCAAAGGTCTCCTG GGTAGTCTACCTGAACCTGCTTTGGGATTTAACTGTGTTGGTGGAAATGCTGCTTCCTTGGTTCTCAAATTTTTGAG ACAGGGAGGAACTATGGTAACATATGGTGGAATGTCTAAAAAACCTATTACTGTATCAACGtcatctttcatttttaaa GACCTTTCTTTGAGGGGATTCTGGTTACAGAAATGGATGAGTACAGATAAAGCAAAAGAGTGCAGAAGTATGATAGATTACCTCCTGGACCGAGCAAGAGAAGGGAAGTTGAAATATGA GATGGAACTGGTTCCCTTCAACAATTTTCACAGTGCATTGGACAAGGCACTTGGAAAACTAGGGAGCCAACCAAAACAGGTCCTCACATTCTAA